DNA from Mycobacterium bourgelatii:
GGCGTTGGTGTAACCCACGCACCAGAACAGGTTGGGCACGTCTTCGAGCATGTGCGCCTTGTAGACGAAGCGATCGCGCGTATCGATCTCTACGCCGTCCAGGCTGACCTTGACCCCGCCCAGCGCCTGCAATTGCAGGCCGGTCGCGGTGACGATGATGTCCGCGTCGAGGTGCTTCCCGGACTTGAGCGCGATGCCGGTTTCGTCGAAATGGTCGATGTGGTCGGTGACGACGTCGGCGCGGCCCTCGGCGACCACGGTGTACAGGTCGGCGTCGGGGATCAGACACATCCGCTGGTCCCAAGGGTTGTAGCGCGGTTTGAAGTGGGTGTCGATGTCGTAGCCCGCGGGCAGGTTCTTGATCGCCACGCGTCGCAGTAACCACTTTATGAAGAGTGGGATCTTGCGGGACAAGAACCACAGAACCGCTTCGCCCAACGCGTTGTAGGTCCGGATAACCAGATGAGAAGCCTTGCGGGGCAATAATGTTCGGGCAACGGCGGCGACCTTGCTGTATTTCGACGCCGAAATCATGTAGGTCGGCGACCGCTGCAGCATGGTGACTTTCGCCGCGCGATCGGCCATCGCTGGAATGAGCGTGACCGCCGTGGCGCCGCTGCCGATCACCACGACCTTCTTGCCGGTGTAGTCCAGGTCCTCCGGCCAGTGCTGCGGGTGAATGACGGTGCCGCCGAACTCGTCGATGCCGGGAAACTCGGGGGTGTAGCCCTCGTCGTAGTTGTAGTAGCCGCTCCCGAAGAACACGAAGCGGCTGCGGTAAAGCTTTGTGCTGCCGTCCTCCTCACAGGTGATCGTCCAGGTGTCGGTGGACGAATCCCAGTTCGCCGAGCGCACGTAGCTGTTGAAGCGGATGTGACGGTCGATGCCGTACTTGTGGGCGGTGGTGGTCAGATACTCGCGGATGTGTTCGCCGTCGGCGACGCCTTCCTTGCGCGTCCACGGCTCAAAGGGAAAGGACAGCGTGAAGATGCTGCTGTCGGAGCGCACGCCGGGGTAGCGGAACAGGTCCCAGGTACCGCCGATCTGCGCCCGCCGCTCAAGGATCGTGTAGGTCAGGTTCGGGTTGCGCTCGGTGAGCCGGTACGCCGCACCGATGCCGGAAATTCCGGCGCCGACGATGACGACGTCGACGAAATCGGCTTCCGGACCAGCCTGGGGGGTCAATGTCATTGCGGAACCTCGCTTGAAAATGGCAACCGCCACCAGATTAGGCAGGCTCCATAAATACGTCGACGTGCAGGGGTGCGCATCGGTCGATCAGCCAGAGCTGGTCGGCGGGGCTGGCGAATATCCGCGCGTGGCTGGGGTCCTGAGCGAACGCGTCCGCGCACCGGTCGCCGAAGAACACGTACGCCTTGGCGTCGTTGCACATGCGCGACATCCAGACCAGCCCGTCCAGGCCCGCGTGATGAGCCGCTTCCGCCCACTTGACCGTGTCCCGATAGCTCGATGCCGGACTGGACGTGACGTCGCCGGCGGTCGCCTTGAGGCGTCGTAGTCCAGTGCCGTGCAGCACCGCCACCCGCACCTTCTTGGTCACCTCCAAACGGACGAGCACTTTGGTCGCGTACTGGTCATAGGGGAGGACGCCGCCTTCGACGGGGATGTCGTGCAGCAGCGTCTCGGCGATGGCGGCGTCCTCGGTTTCGGCGGCGTAGAGGATCGGGACCACCGGATCGCCGAAGAAACCGAACCTGGTGCGCGCGCCGATGCCCGGATTGAAGTCGGTGGCGGTGCGGGTGGCCGACAGCACGCGGTAGAGCAGATGACCGACGGGCAGGGTCGCGGTGGCCGGGTCGAAAGGGTCCGGAGGCTTTCTTACCAAGACACCGCCATGGCCTCCGAGGCCACCGCGACGACCCGGTCCGGGTCAGTGGCGAGATGGTCCACCGGGCGGTCGCCATCGAAGTAGGTGGTAGGTGAGCAGAGCCACTGCACCAGCCCGGCCTCCGACCAGCCGTTGGAATCGGCAACCTCACGCAGCCGGGCGATGACGGGCAGCGGCTTCCCGTCCGGGCCGAACTGGAACCCGGGGTAGGCGAGGTAGCTACCCTGACGGACGGCGAGCAGCGCGTTGTTGCGCCGTGCGGTGGTGGCCAGGTTGCGCGGTGCGCTGGAGCGCGAGCCCATCCGCTTGCCCGCTTCGGTGCTGGTCAGCATCCCGAATTCGGCCTCAATGCGGCCGTACAGGTTCTGTTCGGCCTGCACGGCCCGGGCGACGGCGGGTTCGGTGTACACCGTGACCGATGCCAGGGCGGCGCCCACGGCCTGTGCGCTTTCCCGCAGGCGCCGGTTCGCGGCATCCAGCTCGGCGACCGTCGGGGCCATGGTCATCTCCTACGTTCAGATCGTGCACTCAATTCTACCGCACGAACTGAACGTCAATTCGGCCCGCGAGCAGACATAAACTTGTACAAAATCGCGCGAAAACGTGCGAGTTTGCGTCTGCTCGCGAGGCCGCTGGGCTCAGCGGTAATTGACGAACTGCAGCGCCACGTCGAGGTCGGCGTTCTTCAGCAACGCCTGGACGGCCTGCAGGTCGTCACGCTTCTTGCTGGTGACGCGGACCTCGTCGCCCTGGATCTGGGTCTTGACGCTCTTGGGTCCCTCGTCGCGGATCAGCTTGGTGATCTTCTTGGCGTTCTCGCTGCTGATGCCCTGCTTGAGGGTGCCGACGACTTTGTACGTCTTGCCCGAGGCCTGCGGCTCGCCGGCGTCAAAGGCCTTCAGGGAGATGTCGCGGCGGATCAACTTTTCCTTGAACACGTCGACGGCTGCCTTGACCCGCTCCTCGGTGGAGGAGGTCAATTCGATGGCTTCGTCGCCCTTCCAGGCGATCTTGGTGTCGGTGCCGCGGAAGTCGAATCGGGTGGACAGTTCCTTGGCGGCTTGGTTGAGCGCGTTGTCGACTTCCTGCCGGTCGATCTTGCTGACGATGTCGAACGATGAGTCCGCCATTCGATGCCTCTTCCTCCTGTGGTGCTAGCCGTTTGTGAACTGTCTACCCGTTCGTTGTACCCTGCTAGGCGGCAGGTTGCCCGAGCGGCCAATGGGAGCGGACTGTAAATCCGTCGGCTAACGCCTACACAGGTTCGAATCCTGTACCTGCCACCAAACTTCAAAGGTGTACCCACCCCTGCGAGAGTCTGGGCCGCGAAAGCGGCCGGCGCTCATCCCAGCGCCGTTGCCGCAGGTGGCGCGATCGCGCAGATGAACGTCGCGGACGCGGGCAGTTCGGCTGCGTGCCGACGTGATCAGGCTGTAGCCGCGCTGCACTCGCGCTCACCGGGCGTTGGCAAATTCGTTCTGTAGCTCGCTGAGGTAGTCGTCGTAGGCGGCCATGACATCGTCGAGGTCGAGTTGTCCGGGCAATTCATCGGGTCGCTGGCGCGCGATCAGATAGTCCACCGTCGTGGCGACGACGCGTGCTTCGTCGGCATCGGGTCCCGCAATGCGGTCGACGACCTCGGGGTTGGCTCGCATCTCGATGGTGACGAGGTCGTCGTCCTGGGCGACGCGGATGAGGTACTCGTGATCGCCGAGAGCTTCGATGCCCGCCTGGTTATCGTTCATGTCCGGAACTCCTTTCGTGAGTTGTAGCCAAGTCCCGTGCCGTCCCAACGTTGCGAGGCGTCTGCTTGCCGGAGCCGCTGGTTGCCGACGCGAGGTGGGCCACGCACAGGTCGGGTTCAACCAACGGGTCCAGTCGGTCGACCGTCACCGGCCCCCGCATCCCGGTCAGTGCGCCTTGCATCAGGCCGAGGTGTAGCGCGCAGATCATGGTGCC
Protein-coding regions in this window:
- a CDS encoding flavin-containing monooxygenase, with protein sequence MTLTPQAGPEADFVDVVIVGAGISGIGAAYRLTERNPNLTYTILERRAQIGGTWDLFRYPGVRSDSSIFTLSFPFEPWTRKEGVADGEHIREYLTTTAHKYGIDRHIRFNSYVRSANWDSSTDTWTITCEEDGSTKLYRSRFVFFGSGYYNYDEGYTPEFPGIDEFGGTVIHPQHWPEDLDYTGKKVVVIGSGATAVTLIPAMADRAAKVTMLQRSPTYMISASKYSKVAAVARTLLPRKASHLVIRTYNALGEAVLWFLSRKIPLFIKWLLRRVAIKNLPAGYDIDTHFKPRYNPWDQRMCLIPDADLYTVVAEGRADVVTDHIDHFDETGIALKSGKHLDADIIVTATGLQLQALGGVKVSLDGVEIDTRDRFVYKAHMLEDVPNLFWCVGYTNASWTLRADITARATAKLLAHMAAHGYTHAYPHLGDEPMAEKPSWDIQAGYVLRNLHALPKSGTKRPWNVRQNYFADAIDYRFDRVDEAMVFGRVSERAALAG
- a CDS encoding RES family NAD+ phosphorylase; amino-acid sequence: MVRKPPDPFDPATATLPVGHLLYRVLSATRTATDFNPGIGARTRFGFFGDPVVPILYAAETEDAAIAETLLHDIPVEGGVLPYDQYATKVLVRLEVTKKVRVAVLHGTGLRRLKATAGDVTSSPASSYRDTVKWAEAAHHAGLDGLVWMSRMCNDAKAYVFFGDRCADAFAQDPSHARIFASPADQLWLIDRCAPLHVDVFMEPA
- a CDS encoding YajQ family cyclic di-GMP-binding protein is translated as MADSSFDIVSKIDRQEVDNALNQAAKELSTRFDFRGTDTKIAWKGDEAIELTSSTEERVKAAVDVFKEKLIRRDISLKAFDAGEPQASGKTYKVVGTLKQGISSENAKKITKLIRDEGPKSVKTQIQGDEVRVTSKKRDDLQAVQALLKNADLDVALQFVNYR